One genomic region from Chloroflexota bacterium encodes:
- a CDS encoding 3-oxoacyl-ACP reductase, whose translation MSSLDDYRKLYDLSGKVALVAGGAGGIGAAICEALAAFG comes from the coding sequence ATGTCCTCACTTGACGACTATCGCAAACTGTACGATTTGAGCGGGAAGGTGGCGCTGGTGGCAGGGGGCGCGGGCGGGATCGGCGCGGCCATCTGCGAGGCGCTGGCGGCCTTCGGGG